In a genomic window of Candidatus Thiothrix sulfatifontis:
- a CDS encoding UPF0175 family protein yields the protein MHAIAIRELRNNPASLTHSLEQNEYVFITKHGKPIGVAVPLTDENLQIGLTKATALQAWRNGDISLGKMAELLQMDKRELRHVLARMGLPMIDYPADEVTAEIDFLLKA from the coding sequence ATGCACGCTATCGCTATCCGTGAACTGCGGAATAATCCCGCCAGCCTAACGCACTCACTCGAACAAAATGAATATGTTTTCATCACCAAACACGGCAAACCCATTGGCGTTGCTGTGCCATTGACCGATGAAAACTTACAGATAGGCTTGACCAAAGCCACCGCGCTGCAAGCATGGCGTAACGGTGACATATCCTTGGGAAAAATGGCGGAACTGCTGCAAATGGATAAACGCGAGTTACGGCATGTTTTGGCACGCATGGGGCTTCCCATGATTGATTATCCTGCGGATGAAGTCACCGCAGAAATCGACTTTTTGCTAAAAGCTTAA